From Salminus brasiliensis chromosome 21, fSalBra1.hap2, whole genome shotgun sequence, a single genomic window includes:
- the LOC140543199 gene encoding low-density lipoprotein receptor-related protein 1-like, which translates to MTNGAMNVEIGNPAYKIYEGEQDDDVGELLDTDFTLDPDKPTNFTNPVYATLYMGGQNSRNSLASTDEKKELLSRGDEEPLVDPLA; encoded by the exons ATGACAAACGGAGCCATGAACGTGGAGATCGGGAACCCAGCGTATAAGATCTATGAGGGCGAGCAGGACGACGACGTGGGAGAACTGCTGGACACGGATTTCACTCTGGATCCAGACAAG cCGACCAACTTCACGAACCCGGTGTACGCCACGCTCTACATGGGAGGCCAGAACAGCCGCAATTCTCTGGCCAGCACGGACGAAAAGAAGGAGCTGCTGTCGCGGGGAGACGAGGAGCCCCTGGTGGACCCGCTGGCATAG